From the genome of Virgibacillus proomii, one region includes:
- the recN gene encoding DNA repair protein RecN, with amino-acid sequence MLTELSIQDFAIIDKISITFHEGLTVLTGETGAGKSIIIDAVQLLAGGRGSVEFVRHGAKKADIEGLFIVDDETHPIFALSRQYGIEYQDHQFILRRTITANGKSICRVNSKLVTLGILREFGKTLIDIHSQHETQSLMDEDQHIELLDLYWPDKIKKAKKEYRKLYDELSHLKSRYQRLSKNEQETAQRLDLLQFQLHELEQAQLQLNEDEQLEEERGTLINFERIYSALQEAYNSLYGEQKGLDWVNQAQIVLQENSKFDSKIADRANEIADYYFGLEELTYDLGNMIETMQYNPDRLNEIEARLNEINRLKKKYGSTVTEMLTYMAKIEEEIEEINNKDSHLLKLQEQIEGKTKDAYLEAKELHDIRQAAAKSLVEDIHDELKDLYLEKATFSVQFQSSTLQERDEVELHKNGIDQVSFLISTNPGEPLKQLAKVASGGELSRIMLALKKIFAKHQGVTSVIFDEVDTGVSGRVAQAIAEKIYLISQESQVLCITHLPQVAAMADTHKLIEKQTSDERTTTHVIELKPESQINELARMVTGTKLTETALDHAREMLEMAANLKQKKNNITQKARK; translated from the coding sequence GTGTTAACCGAATTATCCATTCAGGATTTTGCCATTATAGATAAGATTTCAATCACATTTCATGAAGGGCTAACGGTATTAACCGGTGAAACAGGCGCCGGGAAATCTATTATTATTGATGCCGTTCAGTTACTTGCTGGAGGTCGTGGTTCTGTTGAGTTTGTAAGGCATGGTGCGAAGAAAGCAGATATTGAAGGACTATTTATCGTTGATGATGAGACACATCCTATATTTGCGCTTTCCAGACAATACGGAATTGAATATCAGGATCACCAATTTATATTGAGACGAACGATTACTGCAAATGGAAAAAGTATTTGTCGCGTGAACAGTAAATTAGTTACTTTGGGAATTCTTCGTGAATTTGGTAAAACGCTTATTGATATCCATAGTCAGCATGAAACACAATCGTTGATGGATGAAGACCAACATATTGAACTGTTGGATTTATATTGGCCTGATAAAATAAAAAAAGCAAAAAAAGAGTACCGAAAGCTTTATGATGAGTTATCTCACTTAAAAAGCCGCTATCAAAGGCTAAGTAAAAATGAACAGGAAACGGCACAACGATTAGATTTATTACAGTTTCAATTACACGAGTTAGAGCAAGCCCAATTGCAGTTGAATGAGGATGAACAGTTGGAAGAAGAACGAGGAACGCTTATCAATTTTGAACGAATTTATTCTGCTTTACAAGAAGCTTACAATTCGCTTTATGGCGAACAAAAGGGTCTTGACTGGGTAAATCAAGCCCAAATCGTTCTCCAAGAAAACAGTAAATTTGATTCGAAAATTGCCGACAGAGCTAATGAAATTGCTGATTATTATTTTGGGTTAGAGGAATTAACGTATGACTTGGGTAATATGATTGAAACTATGCAATATAATCCAGATCGTCTAAATGAAATAGAAGCTCGTCTGAATGAAATAAATCGTTTAAAGAAGAAGTATGGTTCGACCGTCACTGAAATGTTAACATATATGGCAAAAATTGAAGAAGAAATCGAAGAAATTAATAATAAGGATTCACACTTATTAAAATTACAAGAACAAATTGAAGGAAAAACAAAAGATGCTTATTTAGAAGCAAAGGAATTACATGATATTCGTCAAGCCGCAGCGAAATCATTGGTCGAAGATATACATGATGAATTAAAAGATCTTTATTTGGAAAAAGCAACCTTTTCCGTACAATTTCAGTCATCAACGCTTCAAGAGAGGGACGAGGTAGAACTTCATAAAAATGGAATTGACCAAGTTAGCTTTTTAATTTCCACCAATCCAGGAGAGCCTTTAAAGCAGTTGGCTAAAGTTGCTTCTGGGGGAGAACTTTCGAGAATCATGCTGGCTTTAAAAAAAATATTTGCAAAACATCAAGGTGTGACCAGTGTAATTTTCGATGAAGTGGACACAGGTGTTAGCGGCAGAGTTGCCCAAGCAATTGCTGAAAAGATATACTTAATCTCTCAAGAATCACAGGTTTTATGCATAACTCATCTTCCTCAAGTGGCTGCCATGGCTGATACCCATAAACTAATTGAAAAACAAACTAGTGATGAGCGTACAACAACACATGTAATTGAATTAAAGCCAGAGTCGCAAATTAATGAACTAGCTCGCATGGTTACAGGAACTAAGCTTACGGAAACTGCTTTGGATCATGCTCGGGAAATGTTGGAGATGGCTGCTAATTTAAAACAAAAGAAGAATAATATAACGCAAAAAGCCAGAAAATAA
- the ahrC gene encoding transcriptional regulator AhrC/ArgR: MSKIQRHIKIRELITENEIETQDELVDRLKKLGYNVTQATISRDIKELHLIKVATPKGSYKYSLPADQRFNPLDKLKRLVMDAFVKIDHASHFIVLKTLPGNAQAVGALIDQLDWQEIMGTICGDDTCLIICKTEADTLTIKDRFIEML; this comes from the coding sequence ATGAGTAAAATACAACGACATATTAAAATTCGTGAGTTAATTACAGAAAATGAAATTGAAACGCAAGATGAGCTTGTCGATCGCTTGAAAAAATTAGGTTATAATGTGACACAAGCAACCATTTCCAGAGATATTAAAGAACTGCATCTAATAAAAGTAGCTACTCCAAAAGGGTCCTATAAATACAGCTTACCAGCAGATCAACGATTTAATCCGTTGGACAAGCTAAAACGCTTGGTGATGGACGCATTTGTAAAAATTGATCATGCTAGCCATTTTATCGTACTAAAAACCCTCCCTGGTAATGCGCAGGCGGTCGGTGCTTTAATTGATCAATTAGACTGGCAAGAGATCATGGGCACGATCTGTGGAGACGATACATGTTTAATCATTTGTAAAACAGAGGCAGATACATTGACTATTAAAGACCGGTTTATTGAAATGCTGTGA
- a CDS encoding TlyA family RNA methyltransferase — protein sequence MSKKRLDVLLVEKKLAETREKAKRLIMAGLVFSDQERLDKPGMQIEEATSITVKGKPFPYVGRGGLKLEKALKEFAITVKDKIIVDVGSSTGGFTDCALQNGAKLCYAIDVGYNQLDWKLRNDDRVIVMERTNFRYVTPDMLEYGKPNVASIDVSFISLRLLLPVLKQLLMEASDVIALIKPQFEAGKEQVGKKGIVRDPAIHQSVIKRLLAFSESEGYQVLGLTFSPITGGDGNIEFLTHLGWKKQAAVNPFSDNVIASIVHKAHNELIRKQKKNGD from the coding sequence ATGAGTAAAAAAAGATTAGATGTATTATTAGTGGAAAAAAAACTTGCTGAGACGAGAGAAAAGGCTAAGCGTTTAATTATGGCTGGCCTTGTTTTTTCTGATCAGGAAAGATTAGATAAACCCGGTATGCAAATCGAAGAAGCCACATCTATAACGGTTAAAGGAAAACCATTTCCTTATGTTGGTCGTGGTGGGTTGAAATTAGAAAAAGCACTAAAAGAATTTGCAATAACCGTAAAGGATAAAATTATCGTTGATGTCGGTTCATCAACCGGCGGATTCACGGATTGTGCTTTACAAAATGGAGCTAAGCTCTGTTATGCAATTGATGTAGGATATAACCAACTGGACTGGAAATTACGAAATGATGATCGTGTTATTGTCATGGAACGAACTAATTTTCGCTATGTTACACCCGATATGCTCGAATACGGTAAGCCAAATGTCGCTTCCATCGATGTTTCTTTTATTTCATTACGATTGCTTTTACCTGTATTAAAGCAATTATTAATGGAGGCCAGTGATGTGATAGCGCTCATTAAACCGCAATTTGAAGCGGGAAAGGAACAGGTTGGTAAAAAAGGAATTGTTCGTGATCCTGCTATCCATCAATCAGTGATTAAGCGTCTTCTAGCTTTTAGTGAATCAGAGGGATACCAAGTTTTAGGATTAACCTTTTCACCGATTACCGGGGGAGATGGAAATATTGAATTTTTAACTCATTTAGGATGGAAAAAGCAAGCAGCAGTTAATCCGTTTAGCGATAATGTAATAGCATCCATCGTTCATAAAGCGCATAACGAGCTAATACGTAAGCAAAAGAAGAATGGAGATTAA
- a CDS encoding polyprenyl synthetase family protein, translated as MQLTMKEYLTSRKQLIDEILEQYIGSLTIPQNLKESMMYSVEAGGKRLRPILLMASFESYSEDVAITLSSAAALEMIHTYSLIHDDLPAMDDDDFRRGQPTNHKAFDEATAILAGDALLTYSFELIAKDSKLSPIQKAKLIMLLAEASGPKGMVAGQILDMQAEDKSISLTEMEQVHTLKTGELLRFAVIAGAYLGGATEEQMTHLKTFAYYLGLIFQVQDDILDITGDEEKLGKRVGSDEVNLKSTYPKLLGLDGAVEKKEWYVTKAKEALERADIAGSLLMDLTLFFSQRDH; from the coding sequence GTGCAGCTGACGATGAAAGAGTATTTAACAAGCCGAAAGCAACTAATCGATGAAATTTTAGAGCAGTATATTGGTTCATTAACTATTCCACAAAATCTGAAGGAATCAATGATGTATTCCGTTGAAGCAGGAGGAAAACGATTAAGACCAATTTTATTAATGGCCAGTTTTGAATCATATAGCGAGGATGTAGCGATAACCTTAAGTTCAGCAGCTGCTCTGGAGATGATTCATACATACTCATTAATCCATGATGATTTACCTGCAATGGATGATGATGATTTTCGTCGTGGTCAGCCTACTAATCATAAAGCTTTTGATGAAGCCACCGCAATCTTAGCCGGGGATGCATTATTAACGTATAGTTTTGAATTAATTGCTAAAGACTCTAAGTTGTCGCCAATTCAAAAAGCAAAACTGATTATGCTGTTAGCAGAAGCGAGCGGGCCAAAAGGTATGGTTGCTGGACAAATATTAGATATGCAAGCAGAAGATAAGTCAATTTCCTTAACAGAAATGGAGCAGGTTCACACATTAAAAACCGGTGAACTATTGCGTTTTGCTGTGATTGCGGGTGCGTATCTCGGTGGGGCCACGGAAGAACAAATGACTCATTTAAAAACATTTGCTTACTATTTAGGATTGATCTTTCAAGTACAGGACGATATTTTAGATATAACAGGTGATGAAGAAAAATTAGGTAAGCGGGTTGGCAGTGATGAGGTTAATTTAAAGAGTACATATCCTAAGTTGCTTGGCTTAGATGGTGCTGTAGAGAAAAAAGAATGGTATGTAACGAAGGCAAAAGAAGCATTAGAACGAGCAGATATAGCGGGTTCTTTATTAATGGACTTAACGCTGTTTTTTAGTCAACGTGATCATTGA
- a CDS encoding exodeoxyribonuclease VII small subunit, whose translation MAEKDKELSFEEAMQELEEIVEKLETGDVPLEKAIIYYQDGMKLSKLCNDKLNQVEDKMTKIMNEQGDLDPFQIQEEE comes from the coding sequence ATGGCAGAGAAGGATAAGGAATTGTCATTTGAAGAAGCAATGCAAGAGCTCGAAGAAATTGTGGAAAAGTTGGAGACAGGGGATGTACCCTTGGAAAAAGCCATTATTTATTATCAAGATGGCATGAAGTTGTCTAAGCTTTGTAATGATAAACTAAATCAAGTAGAAGATAAAATGACAAAGATAATGAATGAACAGGGAGATCTTGATCCATTTCAGATCCAGGAGGAAGAATAG
- the xseA gene encoding exodeoxyribonuclease VII large subunit has translation MKDKYLTVTALTKYIKRKMDTDPHLREVWLRGEISNFKHHSRGHMYLTIKDDRSRIQAVMFAGNNRFLKFTPENGMNVLIKGEVSVFEVYGQYQLYIQHMEPDGIGALYVAYEQLKEKLQKKGFFDQAYKKSIPLLPQKIGIITSPTGAAIRDIITTIKRRYPIVEMIVLPVLVQGEAAANSIKQAIETANKVGNFDLLIVARGGGSIEELWSFNEEIVAEAIFHSNIPIISAVGHETDTTISDYVADLRAPTPTGAAELAVPSSSELKDRILTLKRILTKDMRQKIKQQRQLLIKLQQSYAFRYPGQLLKQKEQELDRRVEQLQKAMVHKVTKKRQYYQHVHVRLATQHPGKQLERAKLQLQQLAKRHSFAMKQVQTSKREVLYKQVDKLSLLNPLEIMKRGFSIAYSPSDKIIKSIEHVHPEDIISLRVMDGLITCHVKEVEEKN, from the coding sequence GTGAAGGATAAATATTTAACAGTGACGGCATTAACCAAGTACATTAAGCGGAAAATGGATACAGACCCTCATCTAAGGGAAGTTTGGTTACGTGGGGAAATATCGAATTTTAAACATCATTCGCGAGGCCATATGTATTTAACAATTAAGGATGATCGTTCACGGATTCAAGCAGTGATGTTTGCGGGGAATAACCGATTTTTAAAATTTACTCCAGAAAACGGAATGAATGTACTGATTAAAGGAGAAGTTAGTGTATTTGAAGTGTACGGCCAATATCAGCTATACATTCAGCATATGGAACCAGACGGGATAGGGGCATTGTATGTTGCGTATGAGCAGTTGAAAGAAAAATTGCAGAAGAAAGGCTTCTTTGATCAAGCCTATAAAAAGTCGATCCCTCTATTGCCGCAGAAAATAGGCATAATTACTTCGCCAACAGGAGCGGCGATTCGTGATATTATCACGACCATTAAACGCAGGTATCCAATTGTTGAAATGATTGTACTGCCTGTATTAGTTCAAGGAGAAGCAGCAGCTAATTCCATAAAACAGGCAATAGAAACAGCAAATAAGGTGGGTAATTTTGATCTGTTAATTGTTGCAAGAGGCGGTGGCTCGATTGAAGAACTATGGAGCTTTAACGAAGAAATAGTAGCAGAAGCCATTTTTCATTCTAACATTCCAATTATTTCGGCTGTGGGGCATGAAACAGACACAACGATCAGTGATTATGTTGCTGATTTACGCGCACCAACACCAACAGGAGCGGCAGAGCTTGCAGTTCCTTCTAGTAGCGAATTAAAGGACCGAATACTCACACTAAAACGAATACTTACAAAAGATATGCGACAAAAAATAAAACAGCAGCGACAGCTGTTAATCAAATTACAACAATCCTACGCCTTCCGTTATCCAGGTCAGCTTTTAAAACAAAAGGAACAAGAGCTAGATAGAAGGGTAGAGCAATTACAAAAAGCAATGGTCCATAAAGTAACAAAAAAACGTCAATACTATCAGCACGTGCACGTACGACTAGCAACTCAACATCCTGGTAAACAATTAGAAAGGGCAAAACTTCAGCTACAGCAGTTAGCAAAAAGACACAGTTTCGCAATGAAACAAGTGCAAACAAGTAAACGAGAGGTTTTATATAAGCAAGTGGATAAATTAAGTTTGCTTAATCCGTTAGAGATTATGAAACGGGGTTTTTCTATAGCTTATTCACCATCAGATAAAATTATTAAATCGATCGAACATGTTCATCCAGAGGACATTATTTCTTTAAGAGTTATGGATGGACTGATTACTTGTCATGTTAAGGAAGTGGAGGAGAAAAATTAA
- the folD gene encoding bifunctional methylenetetrahydrofolate dehydrogenase/methenyltetrahydrofolate cyclohydrolase FolD: MTAEIIDGKALSLKLREAMKEEVTKLKAAGIHPKLTVVLVGNHPASKSYVNGKKKACHETGIDSEILELSTTVTETELLQQIHKLNNDPTVHGILVQLPLPGHIEEQKVIEAIIPEKDVDGFHPINIGRMMTGMDTFLPCTPYGIITMLQSKSIPIKGQHAVVIGRSNIVGKPVAQLLLNHHATVTTCHSKTKDLKSLTKQADILIVAIGKAHVIDESYIKEGATVIDVGINRLDNGTLTGDVDFQSVKEKAAYLTPVPRGVGPMTITMLLKNTIKAAKGLENREG, translated from the coding sequence TTGACAGCAGAAATTATAGATGGTAAAGCTTTATCACTAAAGCTTAGAGAAGCAATGAAAGAAGAAGTTACCAAGCTAAAAGCGGCAGGAATCCATCCTAAGCTTACAGTAGTATTAGTCGGTAATCATCCTGCCTCAAAGTCGTATGTTAATGGCAAGAAAAAAGCTTGTCATGAAACTGGAATTGATTCGGAGATTTTGGAGTTGTCAACAACAGTTACGGAAACAGAACTATTGCAACAGATACATAAATTAAATAATGATCCCACAGTACATGGCATACTTGTTCAATTACCATTGCCGGGTCATATTGAGGAGCAAAAAGTAATTGAAGCGATTATACCGGAAAAAGATGTAGATGGATTTCACCCTATTAATATAGGAAGAATGATGACAGGAATGGATACATTTTTACCTTGTACTCCATATGGAATCATCACCATGTTACAATCGAAATCAATTCCAATCAAGGGACAACATGCAGTGGTTATCGGAAGAAGTAATATTGTTGGTAAACCAGTAGCCCAATTATTATTAAATCATCATGCAACGGTGACTACTTGTCATTCGAAAACAAAAGATCTTAAAAGCCTTACAAAACAAGCCGATATTTTAATTGTTGCAATTGGAAAAGCACATGTTATTGACGAGAGCTATATTAAGGAAGGAGCAACTGTGATTGACGTTGGAATTAATCGTTTAGATAATGGAACGTTAACAGGTGATGTAGACTTTCAAAGCGTTAAAGAAAAAGCGGCATACCTTACTCCGGTACCACGAGGGGTAGGGCCAATGACAATAACAATGTTATTAAAGAATACAATCAAAGCGGCAAAAGGGCTCGAGAACCGTGAAGGATAA
- the nusB gene encoding transcription antitermination factor NusB — translation MNRHQAREKALQLLFSLDIHEVKSIEDMEYVSQTATKNAFLTMLVNGVIQHKEEIDSLLTAKLKNWSIDRIASVEKTILRMAIFEINYVDDIPTSVSINEAIELANKYGDDRSGKFINGVLSNFV, via the coding sequence ATGAATAGACATCAAGCAAGAGAAAAGGCATTACAATTATTATTCTCCCTTGACATACATGAAGTCAAGTCAATAGAAGATATGGAATATGTAAGTCAAACAGCAACCAAAAATGCCTTTTTAACTATGCTGGTTAATGGAGTTATACAACATAAAGAAGAAATTGATTCATTGCTTACAGCTAAGCTAAAAAATTGGTCCATTGATCGAATCGCTTCGGTTGAAAAGACAATTCTTCGTATGGCGATATTTGAAATAAACTATGTAGATGATATTCCAACGAGTGTTTCCATCAATGAAGCAATTGAGTTGGCAAATAAGTATGGTGATGATCGATCAGGAAAGTTCATAAATGGTGTACTATCTAATTTTGTTTAA
- a CDS encoding Asp23/Gls24 family envelope stress response protein: protein MSEQPLLNVSDDNLGKVEIAPEVIEVIAGIAASEVEGLYAMRGNFASGVAEKFGKKTHSKGVKVELSDNGIVIDLYVILQFGVSIPQVAQLLQSNIRQTLKNMTALDIKEINVHVVGIQMDAAEDEAETHR, encoded by the coding sequence ATGAGTGAACAACCACTATTAAATGTGAGTGATGATAATTTAGGTAAAGTAGAAATTGCACCAGAAGTCATTGAGGTGATTGCTGGAATAGCAGCTTCTGAAGTAGAAGGACTTTATGCTATGCGAGGTAATTTTGCTTCCGGTGTTGCAGAAAAATTTGGAAAAAAAACCCATAGTAAAGGGGTGAAGGTTGAACTTTCTGATAATGGGATTGTGATCGATTTGTATGTAATTTTACAATTCGGAGTTTCCATTCCGCAAGTAGCTCAATTGCTTCAATCAAATATTAGACAAACACTAAAAAATATGACCGCATTAGATATTAAAGAAATTAATGTTCATGTGGTTGGAATTCAGATGGATGCTGCGGAAGATGAGGCAGAAACACATAGATAA
- the accC gene encoding acetyl-CoA carboxylase biotin carboxylase subunit yields the protein MIKKLLIANRGEIAVRIIRACKEMGIETVAVYSQADRDALHVQMADEAYCIGPTQSKDSYLNLTNIMSVATLTEVDAVHPGYGFLAENADFAEICRACNIIFIGPTPEAIQKMGIKDVARQTMEEANVPIVPGSKGIIENEKEAKAIANEIGYPVIIKATAGGGGKGIRVARTKEELLKGIEVTQKEAETSFGNAGVYIEKYIEDFRHVEIQVLADKHGNVVHLGERDCSIQRRLQKLVEEAPSPALTPEIRRKMGEASVKAAKAVGYEGAGTIEYIFDRTTHEFYFMEMNTRIQVEHPVTELITGIDLIKEQIKIADNQEISFEQSDITLDGWAIECRINAENPFKNFMPSPGTITMYLPPGGLGVRVDSAVYSDYRIPPYYDSMVAKLITYGKTRDEAVHRMRRALDEFIIEGVHTTIPFHRLIMEHPVFLNGDFNTKFLEENPIVQVEKK from the coding sequence GTGATAAAAAAACTGTTGATTGCAAACAGAGGGGAGATTGCAGTTCGAATCATTCGTGCATGTAAAGAGATGGGGATAGAAACGGTTGCTGTGTATTCACAAGCAGATAGAGATGCATTACATGTGCAAATGGCTGATGAAGCTTATTGCATCGGGCCGACGCAAAGTAAAGACAGCTATCTTAATTTGACGAACATTATGAGTGTAGCCACACTTACAGAAGTGGATGCTGTTCATCCAGGATATGGATTTTTAGCCGAAAATGCTGACTTTGCAGAAATTTGCCGTGCATGTAATATTATTTTTATTGGTCCAACTCCTGAAGCCATTCAAAAGATGGGAATCAAGGATGTAGCACGTCAGACAATGGAAGAGGCCAATGTGCCAATTGTTCCAGGATCTAAGGGTATTATTGAAAATGAAAAGGAAGCGAAAGCAATTGCCAACGAAATTGGCTATCCCGTAATTATTAAGGCGACAGCTGGTGGAGGCGGAAAAGGGATTCGTGTAGCGAGAACGAAAGAAGAATTGCTTAAGGGTATTGAAGTAACGCAGAAAGAAGCCGAAACATCCTTCGGTAATGCAGGGGTTTATATCGAAAAATATATTGAAGATTTTCGTCATGTAGAAATCCAAGTGTTGGCTGATAAGCATGGTAATGTTGTTCATCTTGGAGAACGAGATTGTTCCATTCAACGTCGATTACAAAAGTTAGTGGAAGAAGCTCCGTCACCTGCATTAACTCCAGAAATCAGAAGAAAAATGGGGGAAGCATCTGTAAAGGCTGCGAAAGCAGTGGGCTATGAAGGTGCAGGAACGATTGAATATATATTTGATCGAACAACACATGAATTTTACTTTATGGAAATGAACACGCGAATTCAAGTTGAACATCCTGTAACTGAATTAATTACGGGAATTGATCTAATCAAAGAGCAAATTAAAATCGCCGATAATCAGGAAATATCATTTGAGCAATCGGATATTACGTTAGATGGTTGGGCCATTGAGTGTAGAATTAATGCAGAAAATCCGTTTAAAAATTTCATGCCATCTCCAGGTACTATTACGATGTATTTGCCACCAGGGGGGCTTGGTGTTCGTGTTGACTCGGCAGTATATTCAGACTATCGAATACCTCCTTATTATGATTCCATGGTAGCAAAACTAATTACGTACGGTAAAACCCGTGACGAGGCTGTTCATCGTATGAGACGGGCATTAGATGAATTTATCATTGAAGGGGTACATACTACAATTCCCTTTCATCGCTTAATCATGGAGCATCCTGTATTTTTAAATGGGGATTTCAATACGAAATTTCTTGAAGAAAATCCGATAGTACAAGTTGAAAAGAAATAG
- the accB gene encoding acetyl-CoA carboxylase biotin carboxyl carrier protein, which translates to MLNVHEIQEIIKLIDQSSIEEFTYEANGTSISLKKSVNTQLKGHDMKSQTQPNIEQQSEPDRLSEEKVEKPIPQEEAKAAYDHEIVSPMVGTFYTAPSPEKESFVTVGSKVEESTVVCIVEAMKLFNEIEAEVSGEIVEILVENGQLVEYGQPLFRVSTK; encoded by the coding sequence ATGTTAAATGTGCATGAAATACAAGAGATTATAAAGCTGATTGACCAATCGTCAATAGAAGAGTTTACTTATGAAGCAAACGGAACATCGATTTCATTAAAAAAATCAGTAAATACCCAACTAAAAGGTCATGATATGAAGTCACAAACGCAGCCAAATATAGAGCAGCAATCAGAACCGGACAGGCTTTCTGAAGAAAAAGTAGAAAAACCTATACCACAAGAAGAAGCGAAAGCTGCATATGATCATGAAATTGTCTCTCCTATGGTCGGTACATTTTATACGGCTCCATCCCCGGAAAAGGAAAGTTTTGTTACAGTAGGTAGCAAAGTTGAAGAATCAACCGTAGTATGTATTGTTGAGGCGATGAAATTATTCAATGAAATTGAAGCAGAAGTTTCTGGTGAAATTGTAGAAATACTAGTAGAAAATGGTCAGCTTGTCGAGTATGGGCAGCCATTATTCCGGGTTAGTACAAAGTAA
- a CDS encoding SpoIIIAH-like family protein — protein MLKKQTVWLLTMLSLMIVLSVYYMTSPDSEDLAYLNDGQDKASEKAVPTDSNEAAEDAEVEEISNLGQDELFTTIRMELQDKRNMEKERLTDIVASSSASAAEKDEALKEIDAMEEIASKEKILEETIVASANYEDVLVRSEDAGITVQVKVKENLPKSEAVSIIQMVKDELGDKKVNVSYVPSEANKKE, from the coding sequence ATGTTAAAAAAGCAAACAGTTTGGTTATTGACTATGTTGAGTCTCATGATTGTGTTAAGTGTGTATTATATGACTTCTCCAGATAGTGAAGATTTAGCTTATTTGAATGATGGACAAGACAAAGCAAGTGAAAAGGCAGTACCGACTGATTCAAATGAAGCAGCAGAAGATGCGGAAGTGGAAGAAATTTCTAACCTAGGTCAGGATGAATTATTTACGACGATTCGCATGGAATTACAGGATAAAAGAAATATGGAAAAAGAGCGACTAACGGATATTGTTGCCTCCAGTTCAGCAAGTGCAGCTGAGAAAGATGAGGCATTAAAAGAAATCGATGCAATGGAAGAAATAGCCTCCAAAGAAAAAATTCTGGAAGAAACGATTGTTGCTTCAGCTAATTATGAAGACGTACTTGTTCGATCAGAAGATGCAGGTATAACAGTCCAAGTAAAAGTCAAAGAGAATTTACCAAAATCCGAAGCAGTTTCCATCATACAAATGGTAAAAGATGAACTGGGTGATAAAAAGGTAAATGTATCCTACGTACCTTCCGAAGCAAATAAAAAGGAATAG
- the spoIIIAG gene encoding stage III sporulation protein AG, whose product MKDKFSKLFQKDNGSKFIKKKGYIVILALVSILLLIIGNIFSSTFEKDKEDQAGPAIEQPNEQADERAEETASPKISTTSDLEELESIYTKDLEALLNKIKGVSEAEVMVNLESTSIKVYEKNLIKGQQTTEETDKSGGTREIEEETQETQTVLVRQGEKEVPLLVQTKKPEVRGVFVVAKGTDHATVKKWVVEAVSRVLDVPTHRVSVMPKN is encoded by the coding sequence TTGAAAGATAAATTTTCAAAGTTATTTCAAAAAGACAATGGAAGTAAGTTTATAAAAAAAAAGGGATATATCGTTATTTTAGCTTTAGTAAGTATTTTGCTTTTGATTATTGGTAATATTTTTTCTTCAACGTTTGAAAAAGACAAAGAAGATCAAGCCGGACCAGCCATTGAACAGCCAAATGAACAAGCTGATGAGCGAGCAGAAGAAACAGCTTCCCCAAAAATAAGTACAACATCCGATCTAGAAGAACTGGAGTCCATTTATACAAAAGATTTAGAAGCATTGTTAAATAAAATTAAAGGTGTATCAGAAGCTGAAGTAATGGTGAATTTGGAATCAACGAGTATAAAAGTATATGAAAAAAATTTGATAAAGGGACAACAAACAACAGAAGAAACAGATAAAAGTGGTGGTACAAGAGAAATAGAGGAGGAGACCCAAGAGACACAAACCGTATTAGTTAGACAAGGGGAAAAGGAGGTACCCTTACTCGTTCAAACGAAAAAACCAGAAGTACGTGGAGTGTTTGTGGTTGCAAAAGGAACAGACCATGCTACTGTCAAGAAATGGGTAGTTGAAGCCGTTTCCCGAGTGTTGGACGTACCAACACACCGAGTATCCGTAATGCCAAAGAATTAA